From one Allorhizobium ampelinum S4 genomic stretch:
- a CDS encoding FAD-linked oxidase C-terminal domain-containing protein, producing MADTIEFLKPDAGILDRRDRIVAELSELLPKERLIHRPRELVPFETDGFLAYRRQPLCVALPETTAQVAAVMQYCHRHKLPVVPRGAGTSLSGGAIPQEDAVVIGLSAMTRILDIDFMNRTATVQAGVTNLAISEAVGPQGFFYAPDPSSQLACTIGGNIGMNSGGAHCLKYGVTTNNLLGVKMVLVDGTVIELGGKALDSSGYDLLGLICGSEGQLGIVTEATVRLLAKPEGARPVLFGFDSAEAAGTCVADIIGAGIVPVAMEFMDKPAIEICEAFAHAGYPMDVEALLIIEVEGSDAEMEATLADICEIARRHGVKTIRESQSATEAALIWKGRKSAFGATGRIADYICMDGTVPLSQLAYVLKKTSEIIDRYGLRVANVFHAGDGNMHPLILYNINDPEDAAKAEAAGNEILKLCVDAGGCLTGEHGVGIEKRDLMRHQFSKADLDQQMAVRAAFDPDWLLNPSKVFPLEGRA from the coding sequence ATGGCCGATACCATTGAATTTCTAAAGCCCGATGCTGGCATTCTTGATCGGCGTGACCGGATCGTGGCCGAACTGTCGGAACTCCTGCCCAAGGAGCGGCTGATCCATCGGCCAAGAGAGCTGGTGCCTTTCGAGACCGATGGGTTTCTGGCCTATCGCCGCCAGCCGCTCTGTGTCGCTCTGCCTGAAACGACGGCGCAGGTGGCGGCCGTGATGCAATATTGCCATCGCCATAAGCTGCCAGTCGTGCCGCGCGGCGCGGGAACCTCGCTTTCTGGCGGCGCGATCCCCCAGGAGGATGCGGTGGTGATCGGCCTGTCGGCCATGACCCGAATTCTCGACATTGATTTCATGAACCGCACCGCCACCGTGCAGGCTGGTGTGACCAATCTGGCGATCTCGGAAGCAGTTGGGCCGCAGGGGTTTTTCTACGCGCCCGATCCTAGTTCGCAGCTGGCCTGTACGATTGGCGGCAATATCGGCATGAATTCCGGTGGTGCGCACTGTCTGAAATATGGCGTGACCACCAACAATCTTCTCGGCGTAAAGATGGTGCTGGTCGATGGCACGGTGATTGAACTGGGCGGCAAGGCACTCGATAGCAGCGGTTACGATCTGCTTGGCCTGATCTGTGGTTCGGAGGGGCAACTGGGCATTGTCACTGAGGCGACCGTGCGGCTGTTGGCCAAGCCGGAAGGTGCACGTCCGGTCCTGTTCGGCTTCGATAGCGCCGAGGCCGCCGGTACCTGCGTTGCCGATATCATTGGGGCTGGCATCGTGCCGGTGGCGATGGAATTCATGGACAAGCCCGCCATCGAAATTTGCGAGGCCTTCGCCCATGCCGGTTATCCCATGGATGTCGAGGCACTGCTGATTATCGAGGTCGAGGGATCGGACGCCGAGATGGAGGCGACGCTGGCCGATATCTGCGAAATCGCCCGCCGCCATGGGGTGAAAACCATCCGCGAAAGCCAATCGGCAACGGAAGCAGCCCTGATCTGGAAAGGTCGCAAATCCGCCTTCGGGGCGACGGGCCGGATTGCCGATTATATCTGTATGGATGGCACGGTGCCGCTCAGCCAATTGGCCTATGTTTTGAAAAAGACCTCGGAGATCATTGACCGTTACGGCCTGCGGGTTGCCAATGTCTTTCATGCCGGTGACGGCAATATGCATCCTCTGATCCTCTACAATATCAACGATCCCGAAGATGCCGCCAAGGCGGAGGCGGCAGGCAATGAAATCCTCAAGCTTTGCGTCGATGCCGGTGGCTGCCTGACCGGCGAGCATGGTGTCGGCATCGAAAAGCGCGACCTGATGCGCCATCAGTTTTCCAAGGCTGATCTTGACCAGCAAATGGCGGTCCGAGCGGCTTTCGATCCCGATTGGCTGCTCAACCCCAGCAAGGTCTTTCCACTGGAGGGCCGGGCGTGA